From the genome of Geitlerinema sp. PCC 9228, one region includes:
- a CDS encoding ABC transporter permease has translation MSVKKWDLLRLTLLSLRSNLLRSGLTMVGVFMGVAAVMGTLQVRTISQQVIAKQLSQQEAPQALLFSWTLDFQHEDLEYLRSRMRDEVKAIAGISWNISNAVRFQDIERENLDSKAVTRKFLEASGRKLLQGRFFTKTDIEKYRPVIVIDQKLAAELFPNDNPVGKRIFFGQRPYFIIGVVETKNSLFSRNQSEGLLLVSTVYYEAMTAQRQIDRIAIRPYHRQNLEKVNQRAEQLLKQRFPHEKFRGFNNIRRIQRQEETLTMVSRSLLAVGVVSLLVGGVGIANITIATVTERTPEIGLRMAIGATQKDIMLQFILEATLLSLLGGILAIATIHSITIIVAQTFTLPYTFSTFNAAIAIGSSIFVGVGASFFPALQASKLDPVAALRGN, from the coding sequence ATGTCAGTAAAAAAATGGGATTTGCTGCGTCTAACTTTACTGTCTTTGCGATCGAATCTTTTGCGTTCGGGATTGACCATGGTAGGGGTATTTATGGGAGTAGCGGCGGTGATGGGGACGCTACAGGTAAGAACCATTAGCCAGCAAGTCATTGCCAAGCAACTCTCCCAACAAGAAGCACCGCAAGCACTACTGTTTTCTTGGACGTTGGATTTTCAACATGAGGATTTGGAATACTTGCGATCGCGTATGAGAGATGAAGTGAAAGCAATTGCCGGCATAAGTTGGAATATAAGCAATGCCGTACGTTTTCAAGATATTGAACGAGAAAATTTAGATAGTAAAGCCGTTACTCGTAAATTCTTAGAAGCTTCCGGACGTAAATTATTACAAGGACGTTTTTTTACAAAAACCGATATTGAAAAGTATCGTCCTGTTATTGTTATCGACCAAAAACTAGCAGCGGAATTATTTCCTAATGACAATCCTGTAGGCAAACGCATCTTTTTTGGCCAACGACCCTATTTCATTATTGGCGTTGTAGAAACCAAAAATAGCCTGTTTTCTAGAAATCAGTCCGAAGGACTTTTGCTGGTATCAACAGTTTACTACGAAGCAATGACCGCTCAACGACAAATCGATCGAATTGCCATCCGACCTTACCATCGTCAAAATTTGGAAAAAGTAAACCAACGTGCCGAACAATTACTCAAACAGCGTTTTCCCCATGAAAAATTTAGGGGGTTTAATAATATTAGACGCATTCAGCGACAAGAAGAAACCCTAACAATGGTATCGCGATCGCTTTTAGCCGTTGGAGTTGTTTCCCTGCTAGTAGGCGGTGTAGGCATCGCCAATATTACCATTGCCACCGTCACCGAAAGAACCCCAGAAATCGGTTTGCGAATGGCAATAGGCGCTACCCAAAAAGATATTATGCTGCAATTTATCCTCGAAGCCACACTATTAAGTTTATTAGGCGGAATCCTCGCGATCGCCACCATTCATAGTATTACCATTATTGTAGCGCAAACCTTTACCCTTCCCTATACCTTTAGCACATTCAACGCTGCGATCGCCATTGGTTCGTCCATATTTGTCGGCGTTGGCGCTAGTTTTTTTCCTGCTTTACAAGCCAGCAAACTCGATCCAGTAGCCGCTTTACGAGGAAATTAA
- a CDS encoding TolC family protein yields the protein MESPSRLQIIYFCRRIAFGLGIVSLASLTTLGSFSLLLQGESSPPGTSSAKQESSPSPKPKISISSLIFTAQKAIYKTFSSSSPTSPPPSPEITIEQKTINPQRAIATWHRIPQTSPPPPQAEVLLPQPPKIPPSPSPTPQPSPDTNAIAVENSPSQPKNSTTKPTYQHRVAALKESSSNQTSTSQFKLTLENAIILALQNNRQIKNAYLDRIIDRQNLAVAEDEFVPNFSPRIFTDFVENRFGDNSTSRGEIGIDTGLTMDLPTGGNIQILWQGRRNWQEIAENIWNQEIAVNIEQPLLQDAGIDVNREPIERARIQEKINILTLKNSLIGTIDRVTRAYRNLIQAQQALIIRENALQSTKRQLEVTQALIDAGRRPGIDIVSSQSSVAEQEVELQRAQNNLQEAQLNLLEILDIQRDRDMTIIAAETPSLENINLETSLAGLEIENITLDSLTVKKLLPIALANNPDYLQAKLAVEIEKLDLLLAKNERLWQFDVTGGYRNNLDTSSEDSQEFRVGLQLQREFGDLRREQSVSRARIQLQKEQNRLKEERENLTIELQNRLRDLRFQRRQITLEQEALQLTEQQLENEREKLRLGVDVSILDIANLEDDVVEAQNRELQAVIDYLNQLTSLQITLGTTLKRWGVSVEAVDPSGNQENGENER from the coding sequence ATGGAGTCTCCTTCTCGCTTGCAAATTATCTACTTTTGCCGTCGCATAGCATTTGGTCTTGGCATTGTTTCCCTAGCTAGTTTGACCACATTAGGTAGTTTTTCGCTGCTGCTGCAGGGAGAATCTTCACCGCCAGGTACCAGTTCTGCCAAACAGGAATCTTCCCCATCTCCAAAACCAAAAATTTCTATCTCTTCCCTCATTTTTACCGCACAAAAAGCCATCTACAAAACCTTTTCTTCTTCTTCTCCTACTTCCCCACCACCCTCTCCAGAAATTACCATTGAGCAAAAAACAATAAACCCGCAACGCGCGATCGCAACATGGCATCGCATACCACAAACATCCCCACCGCCACCGCAAGCAGAAGTTTTGCTTCCCCAACCACCAAAAATTCCTCCTTCCCCTTCACCAACTCCCCAACCTTCTCCCGATACCAATGCGATCGCTGTAGAAAACTCCCCATCCCAACCGAAAAATTCTACCACAAAACCCACCTACCAACATCGGGTGGCTGCTCTCAAAGAATCCTCATCCAATCAAACCAGTACTTCCCAGTTCAAACTAACCTTAGAAAATGCTATTATTTTGGCTCTGCAAAACAACAGACAAATTAAAAATGCCTATCTCGACAGAATTATTGACCGGCAAAATTTAGCAGTTGCAGAAGATGAATTTGTTCCTAACTTTTCCCCAAGAATTTTTACAGATTTTGTGGAAAATCGTTTTGGAGACAATTCGACCAGCCGCGGTGAAATAGGAATCGATACTGGTTTAACCATGGATTTACCCACAGGAGGGAATATTCAAATCCTATGGCAAGGGAGGCGAAATTGGCAAGAAATAGCCGAAAATATTTGGAATCAAGAAATTGCTGTTAACATCGAACAGCCTCTATTGCAAGATGCAGGAATTGATGTTAATCGCGAGCCAATCGAACGAGCTAGAATACAAGAAAAAATCAACATACTTACCCTAAAAAATAGCCTGATCGGTACCATCGATCGTGTCACCAGAGCCTATCGCAATCTTATCCAAGCACAACAGGCATTGATAATTCGAGAAAATGCCTTGCAAAGTACAAAACGACAATTAGAAGTTACGCAAGCCTTGATTGATGCCGGTCGTCGTCCAGGTATTGATATTGTCAGCAGCCAAAGCTCAGTTGCCGAACAAGAAGTCGAACTGCAAAGAGCACAAAATAACTTACAAGAAGCACAACTCAATTTATTGGAAATTTTAGACATCCAACGCGATCGCGATATGACCATCATTGCCGCCGAAACGCCATCCTTAGAAAACATCAATCTGGAAACATCTCTAGCCGGTTTAGAAATTGAAAATATCACCTTAGACTCTCTAACTGTTAAAAAACTCCTTCCCATTGCCTTAGCCAACAATCCCGACTACTTGCAAGCTAAATTAGCAGTAGAAATTGAAAAACTCGATTTACTGTTAGCAAAAAATGAGCGCCTGTGGCAATTTGATGTGACGGGAGGATATCGCAACAATCTAGATACCAGCAGTGAAGATAGCCAGGAATTTCGCGTTGGTCTGCAATTGCAACGGGAGTTTGGGGATTTAAGACGAGAACAAAGCGTTAGCCGTGCTCGAATTCAATTGCAAAAAGAACAAAATCGATTAAAAGAAGAGCGAGAAAATTTGACCATCGAACTACAAAACCGCTTGCGAGACCTTCGTTTTCAGCGCCGTCAAATAACTTTAGAGCAAGAAGCTTTGCAGTTAACCGAACAACAACTAGAAAACGAACGGGAAAAACTGCGTTTGGGGGTTGACGTGAGCATTTTAGACATTGCCAACTTAGAAGATGACGTTGTGGAAGCGCAAAATCGGGAATTGCAAGCAGTTATCGACTATTTAAACCAACTAACGAGTTTGCAAATTACCCTAGGAACCACATTAAAGCGTTGGGGGGTGAGTGTAGAAGCGGTAGACCCTTCTGGAAATCAAGAAAATGGGGAAAATGAAAGATGA
- a CDS encoding ssl1498 family light-harvesting-like protein has product MPYTTEDGGRLNNFAREPKVYQAEPPTSTQKRNYAIMGVLAIAFVAGLVAIAVGIS; this is encoded by the coding sequence ATGCCCTATACAACCGAAGATGGCGGTCGTCTAAATAACTTTGCTCGCGAACCGAAAGTTTATCAAGCAGAACCACCCACAAGTACTCAAAAGCGCAATTATGCCATTATGGGAGTTTTAGCGATCGCATTTGTAGCTGGATTGGTTGCTATCGCCGTGGGAATTAGCTAA
- the modB gene encoding molybdate ABC transporter permease subunit yields MVPLAAIDVGNALRLSLQVSLLATVFVTLVGGSLGYWLAKAKFSGKKWVEAIVTLPLTLPPVVVGFYLLLLFGQNGVLGKPLYDLTGWSLVFTWQGAVVAATIMALPIMTKTTKAALESVDSVYLQAAATLGQSPMAVLFRVWLPLAWKGVLAGVVLSFARCLGEFGATLMVAGNIPGRTQTMPIAIYEAVQTGKDGLGFLLVAILSLVSMGIILFSSSLNE; encoded by the coding sequence ATGGTTCCTCTAGCGGCAATTGATGTTGGCAATGCTTTGCGCCTTTCGCTGCAGGTTTCCCTGCTAGCCACGGTTTTTGTCACTTTGGTGGGTGGCAGTTTGGGATATTGGTTAGCCAAAGCTAAGTTTTCTGGGAAAAAATGGGTAGAAGCGATTGTCACCCTTCCCCTAACTTTACCACCGGTGGTGGTGGGATTTTATTTGCTGTTGTTGTTCGGTCAAAATGGTGTTTTGGGAAAACCTTTATACGATTTGACTGGCTGGAGTTTGGTGTTTACCTGGCAAGGCGCTGTGGTAGCGGCTACCATTATGGCATTGCCGATTATGACCAAAACCACCAAAGCGGCTTTGGAAAGTGTCGATTCGGTGTATTTGCAAGCAGCGGCAACGTTGGGTCAATCGCCAATGGCGGTTTTGTTTCGCGTTTGGCTGCCTTTGGCTTGGAAAGGGGTGTTGGCAGGGGTGGTGTTGAGTTTTGCGCGCTGTTTGGGAGAATTTGGTGCTACGTTAATGGTAGCTGGGAATATTCCTGGTAGAACCCAGACTATGCCAATAGCGATTTACGAGGCAGTTCAAACTGGCAAGGATGGTTTGGGGTTTTTATTGGTGGCGATTCTGAGTTTGGTGTCTATGGGAATTATTTTATTTTCCAGTTCGTTAAATGAATAG
- a CDS encoding pyridoxal phosphate-dependent aminotransferase, protein MKLSERVSQVTPSLTLAISAKAKAMKAEGKDVCSFSAGEPDFDTPEHIKTAAKEALDAGKTKYGPVAGEPALREAIAKKLKNDNQLDYTAENVIVTNGGKHSLYNLMVALLDPGDEVIIPVPYWVSYPEMVKLASGVPVFLPAFRDNDYKITPEALRSAITEKTRLLVLNSPANPTGSVYSPAEIRALAEVVAEADIWVVSDEIYEKILYDGAQHLSIGAASVAAFERTVVSSGFAKAYSMTGWRLGYLAGNRELIQAVSSIQSHSTSNVCTFAQYGAIAALESSQDCVEEMRQAFAERRKLMGDRLQAMPGIQVSMPYGAFYFFVDIRPTGQNSLDFCQKLLDSQQVAAIPGVAFGDDKAIRLSYATDRETIEKGMDRLEKFLRSQV, encoded by the coding sequence GTGAAGCTGTCAGAAAGAGTTTCTCAAGTGACCCCTTCCCTAACCCTGGCGATTTCGGCGAAGGCAAAAGCTATGAAAGCTGAGGGGAAGGATGTATGTAGTTTTAGCGCCGGAGAACCGGATTTTGATACGCCGGAACATATTAAAACGGCTGCCAAGGAAGCTTTAGATGCGGGAAAAACCAAATACGGTCCGGTGGCTGGGGAACCGGCTTTGCGCGAAGCGATCGCGAAAAAATTAAAAAACGACAACCAGCTTGATTATACAGCCGAAAATGTCATTGTTACCAACGGCGGCAAACATTCCCTATATAATTTAATGGTGGCGCTGTTGGATCCGGGAGATGAGGTGATTATACCGGTTCCCTACTGGGTCAGTTACCCGGAAATGGTGAAGCTGGCATCGGGAGTACCTGTTTTTTTGCCTGCTTTTCGCGATAATGATTATAAAATTACCCCAGAAGCGCTGCGTTCGGCAATTACCGAGAAAACGCGGCTGTTGGTTCTTAACTCTCCTGCCAATCCCACCGGTAGCGTGTATTCGCCAGCAGAAATTCGCGCGTTGGCAGAAGTGGTTGCCGAGGCGGATATTTGGGTGGTTTCGGATGAGATTTACGAGAAAATTCTTTACGACGGCGCGCAGCATTTGAGTATTGGCGCGGCTTCTGTGGCGGCTTTTGAACGAACTGTGGTTAGCAGCGGTTTTGCCAAGGCGTATTCTATGACGGGTTGGCGGTTGGGATATTTGGCAGGCAATAGGGAGTTAATTCAAGCGGTGAGTTCTATTCAAAGCCACAGTACTTCTAATGTATGTACGTTTGCGCAGTACGGTGCGATCGCGGCTTTGGAGTCTTCCCAAGATTGCGTGGAAGAAATGCGTCAAGCGTTTGCCGAACGTCGGAAATTAATGGGCGATCGCTTGCAAGCTATGCCTGGTATTCAGGTTAGCATGCCCTACGGTGCTTTTTACTTTTTTGTGGATATTCGCCCAACCGGTCAAAATTCTCTCGATTTTTGCCAAAAACTTTTGGATAGCCAACAGGTGGCGGCGATTCCGGGGGTGGCTTTTGGCGACGATAAGGCGATTCGCCTGTCTTATGCGACGGATAGGGAAACCATTGAGAAAGGAATGGATCGATTGGAGAAATTTCTGCGATCGCAAGTATAG
- a CDS encoding TIGR01777 family oxidoreductase, translating to MKIAITGATGFVGSRLVQKLHQQGHSLLVFTRSSQKAKRMFPPSAFANLEVVTYTPTQSGEWQNALSGCDGVVNLAGTPIADERWTSQRQQSILDSRQLGTQKIVEAMANANPQPAVLVNPSAVGYYGTSETDTFDETSSPGNDFLAQVCQKWEAAAEEVKNHGTRLVIFRFGIVVGPGGAVEKMLLPFKLFMGGPLGEGNQWFSWIHREDLVDFIIRALQDPQVAGTFNATTPNPVRMKELCQVLGEVMHRPSWLPVPSFALELLLGDAAKVVLEGQKVLPKRTQEAGFEYQYPDIQSALKATLES from the coding sequence ATGAAAATTGCCATTACAGGCGCAACGGGATTTGTTGGTTCTCGCCTAGTACAAAAGCTACACCAACAGGGTCATTCGCTGCTAGTCTTTACCCGTTCTTCCCAAAAAGCCAAACGCATGTTCCCCCCATCGGCGTTTGCCAATTTAGAAGTGGTCACCTACACGCCAACCCAATCGGGAGAATGGCAAAATGCACTGTCTGGCTGCGATGGGGTCGTAAATTTAGCCGGAACGCCAATTGCTGACGAAAGATGGACCTCCCAACGACAACAATCTATTTTAGACAGCCGTCAGTTGGGAACGCAAAAAATTGTGGAAGCCATGGCCAACGCCAATCCCCAACCTGCCGTGTTGGTCAATCCTTCCGCCGTCGGCTACTACGGAACCAGCGAAACCGATACTTTCGACGAAACCAGTTCCCCCGGTAACGATTTTCTAGCACAGGTTTGCCAAAAATGGGAAGCGGCCGCCGAAGAAGTGAAAAATCATGGTACTCGCCTGGTGATTTTCCGGTTTGGCATTGTAGTCGGACCCGGTGGCGCTGTGGAGAAAATGCTGCTACCGTTTAAATTATTTATGGGCGGTCCTTTGGGAGAAGGCAATCAGTGGTTTTCTTGGATCCATCGGGAAGATTTGGTGGATTTTATTATCCGCGCTTTGCAAGACCCGCAAGTTGCCGGTACGTTTAATGCGACGACGCCCAATCCGGTTAGAATGAAAGAATTATGTCAGGTTTTGGGGGAAGTGATGCACCGACCTTCCTGGTTGCCGGTTCCTAGTTTTGCTTTGGAATTGCTGTTGGGAGATGCGGCTAAGGTGGTTTTGGAAGGGCAAAAAGTTCTTCCCAAACGAACGCAAGAGGCGGGGTTTGAGTATCAATATCCCGATATTCAATCGGCTTTGAAGGCAACGTTAGAATCGTAG
- a CDS encoding iron-sulfur cluster assembly accessory protein, translating to MTQAATQTQEKQNGIQVSDKALKHLLALREEKGNQDLCLRVGIRQGGCSGMSYMMDFEQEGNIRADDEVFDYDGFKVVCDPKSLLYIYGLVLDYSDALIGGGFQFTNPNATQSCGCGKSFSA from the coding sequence ATGACACAGGCAGCAACCCAAACCCAAGAAAAACAAAACGGTATTCAAGTTAGCGATAAGGCCCTCAAACACCTATTGGCTTTGCGCGAAGAGAAAGGCAACCAGGATTTATGCCTGCGGGTCGGTATTCGCCAAGGCGGCTGTTCGGGAATGTCTTACATGATGGATTTCGAACAGGAGGGCAATATTCGTGCTGACGATGAGGTGTTTGACTACGACGGGTTTAAGGTGGTTTGCGACCCCAAAAGCCTGCTTTACATCTATGGCTTGGTTCTCGACTACAGCGATGCTTTGATTGGCGGTGGCTTCCAGTTCACCAATCCCAATGCCACCCAAAGCTGCGGTTGCGGTAAATCCTTCTCGGCCTAA